The window ACAATGTGCTGAGCCGGTGTGGGCGGTTTGCTTCCCTTGAGCGTGCCTcctgcttcttcgtcatcctcgtcctcggcggATAAGCGTGCGGATGTGAGCTCCATGGATAGGGCATCGAgatcagcatcgccagTCGAAGGGGAGGCATCCTTAGCAGCCGGCAAAAAAGTCGATGGAAGAAGAGCTGCCGTAGCCTTGCTTACACTTGCGGAGCCCCACAAACCAAGCATACCCGTCTTAGCTCCCGTCTGTTTGATTGGCGAGCTGGACTGAGTAGGCTGCCCAGGCCCCGAGGTTGTAGGTAAGCCCGGTGTTAGTCCGTTGGATCCTTGTCTACGAGCGTGTTTGGAAAATCCCTGCGCAACGGTTCCGAGTTTGCTTAGCCAACTTGCGCTGATGGTGAACATGAGGCTGGGATTTGGtgtgtcgatgctgcgcaaAATTTGAGGTAGAAACGCTGTATCTGGTAATGGAGAGGGCGGCGGCATGGGAGCTGGCGCAGATGCGGGTGTTGAAGGGAGTGGTGCGAGAGCATAGACGACGCGGGCGGATTTACTGCCTTGGAGTACGACTCTTCGAATGCCAAACTCTTCGCAGATGGCTTCGACTGCGTCTGCGACGGTGGAGCCGATACCAGACGCACCGGGCGTTGTGGGATCAGCGGGCAGGAACAAGGTCCTGTGATCCCAGCCATCGTAGATCTCTGGAATGTGACCAAAGCGGAGACGAACTCTCAATCCTGGAGCACCGCAGACGAGTCGGAGACGAGGCGAATGCAAATGTGAAGACAGGAGGAAGTCGGAGAAGGTAGTGGACGAAGATAGATCTAGGGTCGGTTGCGACTGGACGTCATTCTCTGCATGGTCCGCACCACGTGCAATGCTACGGAGGAAGCCAAAGACACCGGTTTGTAGAGGTACCAAGCCGTCGTCAATCGCTTtaagctgctgctcgttcCATTCGTAGTTGGGCTCGGATACTTGTACAGCTTGAATGCCCCAGAGCTGACCGTGgtgatcgacgagccacTTGGGAGAGCTCTCGAAGTCATGGGAGGTGGCCGATGACCATGGCTGAAAATGAGATCCAAAGGTTGCTGCGAGGTGCTTTTCGTTGGTGAGATCTGTCAGGAGTGCAACGATCAGATCctggatcgaggtggaggcagACGAAGCAACGGATGCGGAGAGGATGGCGGCGTTGCCCGGTAAGAGGACCTGCAGGAGCTCGCGTCCTGTCATTGTGAGTGTTGGACTGCGCTAGCACTGCACTATCACTGCACTAGAGTGGCTTGCTGAGTGAGTTGGCCAAGGTCAGGTTCGTATTGTGGCGTGTGCTATGATCTATGCTGGATGAGCGGGAGATGCTTGAGGAGCATCTCCTCACAAAGGTTGAGCAGGCATTGCCAGGGACGATGGGGGTAAAGTCGATACAAATACTGTTGGTGGCGAGAATGGAATCCGACAATGACAGTTGAACTATGGTATGCCGCaactaatcgtgaattgtgtcgagatgatggtgttgcAACGTTCAAGTGTGGAGAGTCTGGAATTGCCAAGTGTCACCGTCGATCAGCCGAGACATGCACTTTTTTTGGGCTCACCGACTCATGACTAAATTTCACGTTTgtacgagtctgtgagtctACTGGCCGGCCTCTTTCTGCCGTTCAAAACCAGCAGGCTCTCaagtcaatcacgaataagaCTGTGACGTGTCCCTTTGCTCTCAGTAGCGCAGTGCGACATTGTACGCTCAGTCCAGAGTTGGCAACTCGTTGAAACTCAAGGCTGTCGAGAGGAGTAGTCAATTGTATCCATGTCGGCttgaattcgtgatgggAAAgcgagagtcgtgagtgggtGTGTTAGGATCTCTCCATAACTTATCACGATGAATTTCCGCCGCAGCGTGCTTTCCACTCATCCGTCGTTGGACAGATCTATGTAAGATCGAACCGCTTCGTGTGCGCCTTTCCGTACATGCTCCACTCGGCTCTCCTGTCTGGCGGATTGCAGCATCATGATTTGCACTGACAGCCTGCTCCTTAACTTGGCAGATAGGGTACAAGAGAAGGGAGGGCCTAGGCCTAGATTGTGAAAGTGCTCCTAAGCAGCGTCAAACCTCCACTCCCGCCGTGGTGACACAGTTGTACAGCCGCCAAACAATCAAAAGGCAGCAAAgagcgttgagcgtctAGCGTtgagcgtggagcgtggagcgtggaggAATATTTGACGTGTTTTGTATTTTGCTGTTTAGCCCCTGTCTCATGTGCCCGCGTTCTTCACGCGTAGAGTTGCTTTCCCgtacgattcgtgattgctttTCGGAAAAGGCCACCCATCACGTGAGGCTTGGCTGTCTCGAGAAGAAAGGTCAGCAAGGAACAGGAAAGCGCTTTTTGCACAATCTCTTGCAACGTTTTTGtgcatcggcatcgtctTCTACCTGGTCAACCCTCTCCACTTGCCTCGCACAGTGTTCAACACAGCATTCACATCAGCACATCAATGCCACGACGAATCCCATCGCAAGTGCCGCAGACCGTCTCGAGGCTGCTCGAAGCAGGCTTCCTCAAACGGCCTCCGGCGTGGTTCGAGGCGGTGAACAACCACCCTCCCGTCACTTTGCCAGCTCGCCATCCCGTCAGTCGTCCGGATGAGGATCTTCCCGTTCGTCTGCGTGCCTCGTCGCAGACCAGCCTAGCCAATGCTGGTCCATCTTCCGCATCTGCTGACGGCGCTGCTCCCGCGACGCACGGCCGCGATACGACCAACTCGAAGAAGAAATCGCGAACGTTAACACCCAAGCTCACACCAAAGCCCATCGTTTACGAAGAGGACAGAATTCGACAACAGTTCTTCCGCGATCACCCATGGGAAGCCTACCGACCCAagacgctcgtcgagatgagcgagcaGGTGGGCGGCGAGACGCGCGTGCATGGCGACCCTAAGCGTCTGCGTTCGTACGGCCGCAATCCCAGCGTGGAAGACTTTGTTGCCTGCACGCTTGCAGCACACCGACAGGGCGgtctctcgctctcgcaaGCATACCATAACACTCTATCGTCCTACCACGGTCTCAAGgccgagcacgagcacgctACGCGATACGCCATCTTGGAAGCAAAGTACTACGGTGCTGATCTGGGCAAGACCGAGACGCAACGAGGATTCGAAAAGGAGGAAAAGGCGCTTGCATCCTGGGCTGCATGGGCTGCTGGAGGCACGGCAGGGGTTGATGGCGCTAATGCCGCGAATGTGGTGCAGCAGACCAAGGCGGTACGAGTGAAGCGCACCGATGAGACTTTTACTTCAGGTGATGCATACCTTGAAGCAGCAAAGGCCTTTAGGGACGGCAAGATCAGCGCAGAGCGACTGGGAAGCGGGGCTCAGCTTGCCCCTAGCCAGCCATCAGCGCCCTttggcaacagcagcagcccCGTACCGACGGCTGAAGATGCAGACGACTTTCTCGGTCTCGCCAAATCCGCCATACAACCGACAGAAGCTACCTCGACCGAGCCACAGTCTCTGTTGAAGGGCTAGTCTGTTGAGCGTGTTAGATGTCGACATTGCAATATATACTGTTCCTTTCCATTCCCTACTATGTGCAAATTTGTCGCGCGTGATTCTGAATAACGACATCTTTGTACGAGACAGATAGGGTGTGTAcgatcttgaccttgcCATGTACTTGGAGATTCACAGTCATGAGATTGACATTCAAAAAGAGAACACACAGACAGGAAAGGCTGACGGACTGAGTCAGAGAGGGACTGATGTCTGCGAGCTTATCATTTGTTGCAGAAAAAGACGCAAAAAAATGGTGGTTCAAAAAACAAAAgcaactgcagcacctagGATTCCCGCGTGGTCCCCCACCGCAGTACTGACTAggcgacgacttgcttgactgcgcagatcgaacgGGATGCGGTATTTTCAAGTCTCTATGGCCGCAGATATATTGATGGGGCAATGTAGCAACTATATCACATCGATACCCTTTTCTCGTGCCAGCGATTGACAGCTGGTAACGTGTTGAATGAATGTGAACATGAATCGACAAAGTGAAGATCTCCAACCTTTTTATTttattattattattattattattattattattattattattattattattattattattattattattattattattattattattattattattattattattTCGTTCAAAATTCATACACGGATCCAAGCCCCCcaaaccaaaaaaaaaaccaAAAAAAGCCTAGATATGCGGGCGGGAGTCAAGCAAGAATCGAAGATACAGGCGCAAGGTAGGTAGGCCAAAGTGAGGGGCAATGTGCTGTACGGTTAAATCGAAGATCTCGAACTGTCACGAGAGTGATCAGCACAACACTCGAAAGATCGGGGCTTGGCGTACGATGAATTTCTCCAGGTTGCGCATGTCCACGGTCCACCTTACCTCGCTGTGAGACTAAGGAGAGCGACGCGATCCGTGTCTGGTCGATCCTGAATGACAAACACTACAACACTATGCAGCAAGGATATCGACTCGACGCAGAGTAGTCATCGACTGGGAAACCAAGCTGCTCCCGATGTACAAGCGAAGGGATGGCTCACTTTGTGACACTCGTCAGCATGCCAGGTTCTTGTGGCGGACAAAGTGTGGGCTGCCCTAATGCAATGTGCGAGGCCCGTCAAATGGATCCAAGCTCGGATGCAAGCCTGGCAAGTCCACCAAATCGAGGGCCTAAGCTATCAAATCGAGGTCTGAAAAGGATCCCGGACTGGGGATGAGAGCACGGGGCGGTCGACATGATGTGAGATGTGCGAGTTCATAAAATGATGCTCAGATGACCAACGCAGCATAGTCGGCACTGCGGAAAAAATGCCGAATGGCTTGGATTGGACGACACAGGGCAAGAAACACTCAGACTTGCATAGTGAAGCGGAATTCCGTTGGGCTCGGCGATAGAcagagacgagcgagtggttaatcgtgagtcgtgagtgctcGGTGTTGGTCTCAGTGGGTGTTTTGCCAAGCTTTCGAACGGATCTGCGTCGTTTGATTTTCTATCGCCAA of the Mycosarcoma maydis chromosome 2, whole genome shotgun sequence genome contains:
- a CDS encoding mitochondrial 37S ribosomal protein mS23 (related to RSM25 - mitochondrial ribosomal protein, small subunit) is translated as MPRRIPSQVPQTVSRLLEAGFLKRPPAWFEAVNNHPPVTLPARHPVSRPDEDLPVRLRASSQTSLANAGPSSASADGAAPATHGRDTTNSKKKSRTLTPKLTPKPIVYEEDRIRQQFFRDHPWEAYRPKTLVEMSEQVGGETRVHGDPKRLRSYGRNPSVEDFVACTLAAHRQGGLSLSQAYHNTLSSYHGLKAEHEHATRYAILEAKYYGADLGKTETQRGFEKEEKALASWAAWAAGGTAGVDGANAANVVQQTKAVRVKRTDETFTSGDAYLEAAKAFRDGKISAERLGSGAQLAPSQPSAPFGNSSSPVPTAEDADDFLGLAKSAIQPTEATSTEPQSLLKG